Proteins from a genomic interval of Sphingobacterium lactis:
- a CDS encoding DUF6712 family protein, with translation MIIKDSETLRKLTTSWYASNDFDRIIQHIEIETEELAKVVGDGLMEQALDIAEKPTASASELKLLKMVQLPVALMATFRFYQLNLVSHDQSTRKIKIDDQNEKLPWEWMLDRDDAAHLSSAQRAVDRLIGFLDKSGNDAWEKSTQKIASKKLFINNTATFGEYYPIDNSARFYYLALPLLQEVQTTDLRKALANDYKPLLEAFQKGNLNQYQMELLEITQRAQVLATIALAVRRLNTQVLPAGIVKTMISERHTANASRPADKEELSYFSKRIEMDAFACIDEIKRKRFEQTPEFLEYKMLPKNDPGDKFAST, from the coding sequence ATGATCATTAAAGACAGCGAGACTTTAAGGAAGTTGACAACATCCTGGTATGCATCAAATGATTTTGACAGAATCATCCAGCATATTGAAATTGAAACGGAAGAACTGGCCAAAGTGGTTGGAGATGGGCTTATGGAGCAAGCTCTCGATATTGCAGAAAAACCCACAGCCAGCGCCAGTGAACTGAAATTATTGAAAATGGTCCAATTGCCGGTAGCTTTGATGGCAACATTTCGGTTCTACCAACTGAACCTAGTTTCACATGATCAATCCACCAGAAAGATCAAGATCGATGATCAGAACGAAAAGCTGCCATGGGAATGGATGTTGGATCGGGATGATGCAGCACACCTATCCAGTGCCCAGCGTGCCGTGGACCGATTGATTGGATTCCTTGATAAGTCTGGAAATGACGCATGGGAAAAGTCAACCCAGAAAATAGCATCAAAAAAATTATTCATCAACAATACAGCAACATTCGGCGAGTATTATCCCATTGACAATTCCGCACGATTCTATTATTTAGCACTTCCCTTGCTCCAGGAGGTTCAAACAACGGATTTACGGAAGGCACTTGCCAACGACTATAAACCATTGTTGGAAGCATTTCAGAAAGGCAACCTCAATCAATACCAAATGGAATTGTTGGAGATTACCCAACGCGCGCAGGTGCTGGCGACCATTGCCTTGGCTGTCCGGAGATTGAACACGCAGGTATTACCTGCAGGAATTGTGAAAACGATGATCTCTGAGCGTCACACGGCCAATGCAAGCAGGCCAGCAGATAAAGAGGAACTCTCTTATTTCAGCAAACGGATTGAAATGGATGCATTTGCCTGCATTGATGAAATCAAGCGGAAACGATTTGAACAAACTCCGGAATTCCTGGAGTACAAAATGCTGCCGAAAAATGATCCAGGGGATAAATTTGCAAGTACTTAA